From a region of the Paraburkholderia hospita genome:
- a CDS encoding AAA family ATPase has protein sequence MQPASIDDTLAQLGTQGYFASRELATALFLALRMERPLFVEGEPGVGKTELAKAAAGMLGTSMLRLQCYEGLDTASALYEWDYPRQIMALRLAEAAGEKPDSSTLYRSEFLLKRPLLQALMPDEHHPGARRVLLIDEIDRADEPFEAFLLELLSDFQVSIPEYGTVRAEHPPLVVMTSNRTREVHDALKRRCLYQWIGYPDRERELAIVAARAPETGEALQRRAVDFVHRLRGMDLFKAPGIAETIDWCRALAALTVTELDPQSVHDTLGVLLKYQDDLARFDAEQIRQCLAAAE, from the coding sequence ATGCAGCCCGCTTCAATCGACGACACCCTCGCCCAGCTCGGCACGCAAGGCTACTTCGCGAGCCGCGAGCTGGCGACCGCGCTCTTTCTCGCGCTGCGCATGGAACGGCCGCTGTTCGTCGAAGGCGAGCCGGGTGTCGGCAAGACGGAATTGGCCAAGGCAGCGGCGGGCATGCTTGGCACGTCGATGCTGCGGCTGCAATGCTATGAAGGGCTCGATACGGCGAGCGCGCTGTACGAGTGGGACTATCCGCGGCAGATCATGGCGCTGCGGCTCGCCGAAGCGGCCGGCGAGAAGCCCGACAGCAGCACGCTGTATCGCAGCGAATTCCTGTTGAAGCGCCCGCTGCTGCAGGCACTCATGCCAGATGAGCATCATCCCGGCGCGCGGCGCGTGCTGCTGATCGATGAGATCGACCGCGCCGACGAGCCGTTCGAGGCGTTCCTGCTCGAACTGCTGTCGGATTTTCAGGTGTCCATTCCCGAATACGGCACGGTGCGCGCCGAGCATCCACCACTCGTCGTGATGACGTCGAATCGCACGCGCGAAGTGCACGACGCGTTGAAGCGCCGCTGTTTGTATCAGTGGATCGGTTACCCCGACCGCGAACGCGAGCTGGCGATCGTCGCGGCGCGCGCGCCCGAGACGGGCGAAGCGCTGCAACGCCGTGCCGTCGATTTCGTGCATCGGCTGCGCGGCATGGATCTGTTCAAGGCGCCGGGTATCGCGGAGACGATCGACTGGTGCCGCGCGCTCGCTGCGCTCACCGTCACCGAACTCGATCCGCAATCGGTCCACGACACGCTCGGCGTGCTGCTCAAGTATCAGGACGACCTCGCGCGATTCGACGCCGAACAGATTCGCCAATGTCTTGCGGCGGCGGAGTAG
- a CDS encoding FAD binding domain-containing protein: MYSFDYQRAADPKSAVSGLSADSEAKYLAGGQSLLPTMRLRLAQPSKLIDITRIPQLKEIRVEPTKVTVGAAVCHADVASHADVQRVLPVLAFLAGHIGDRQVRSLGTIGGSIANNDPAADYPAAVLGLDGTVVTDRRRISATDFFVGMYETALQPDELIVAVEFPVPEKAAYEKFRNPASHFALTGVFVAKTANGVRVAITGAASSVFRATDMENALAANFTEAAARGVTIAPDDLNTDMHASAEYRAHLIPVLTARAVRAANG; this comes from the coding sequence ATGTATTCATTCGACTATCAACGTGCAGCCGATCCGAAGAGCGCCGTGTCCGGCCTGAGCGCCGACAGCGAGGCAAAGTATCTGGCGGGCGGACAAAGCCTGTTGCCGACGATGCGCCTGCGTCTCGCGCAGCCATCGAAGCTGATCGACATCACGCGCATTCCGCAGTTGAAGGAGATTCGCGTCGAGCCGACCAAAGTGACGGTCGGCGCGGCCGTCTGCCATGCGGACGTGGCGAGTCACGCGGATGTGCAGCGCGTGTTGCCGGTGCTCGCGTTTCTCGCGGGGCATATCGGCGACCGGCAAGTGCGCTCGCTCGGCACGATCGGCGGATCGATCGCGAACAACGATCCCGCGGCGGATTATCCTGCCGCCGTGCTCGGCCTCGATGGAACGGTCGTCACCGACCGGCGACGCATTTCAGCGACGGATTTCTTCGTCGGTATGTATGAAACCGCGTTGCAGCCCGACGAACTGATCGTCGCCGTCGAGTTTCCGGTGCCGGAGAAAGCCGCGTACGAGAAGTTCAGGAATCCGGCGTCGCACTTTGCGTTGACGGGCGTGTTCGTCGCGAAGACGGCCAACGGTGTGCGCGTCGCGATCACGGGCGCGGCGTCGTCGGTGTTTCGCGCGACAGACATGGAGAACGCGCTCGCCGCGAACTTCACGGAAGCTGCCGCGCGCGGCGTGACGATCGCACCGGACGACCTCAACACCGACATGCACGCGAGCGCCGAATATCGCGCTCACCTGATACCCGTGCTGACGGCGCGCGCGGTGCGAGCCGCAAACGGCTAG
- a CDS encoding vWA domain-containing protein: MMPVSDPNTATLARNVVHFVRLLRGAGLPMSPAQAVDALEALRWIDLDRRDDVRAALAALLLCAPDERDLFNAAFDLFWRDPDWEGKLRALLLPKVTSGIPPPKRNNRLADALAVHHAKQRKQTEQAADKDRHQLHAHVTFSAEERLRHRDFDTLTADEWRTLRHLIRAQRLPLAMEPTRRLKAASRGTHADLRASARHAVRAGGDWTVWKYRAVVARKPPLVLLLDISGSMSSYSRAVLYFCHALLQSRERLQVFLFGTRLTNATRALKERDPDVAIAALADQVVDWSGGTRIGAALAEFNRRWARRVLTGRATVLLVTDGLDHEAIDVLETEMARLRRFAHRIVWLNPLLRYREFSPKARGVQAMLPFVDAHKPVHNLDSLAAFGRDLAQLTRVSRDAARAAISEGATSWS; the protein is encoded by the coding sequence ATGATGCCCGTCAGCGATCCCAACACCGCGACGCTCGCACGCAACGTCGTGCACTTCGTGCGGTTGTTGCGCGGCGCGGGCTTGCCGATGTCGCCCGCACAGGCCGTCGATGCGCTAGAAGCATTGCGCTGGATCGATCTCGACCGGCGCGACGACGTGCGCGCGGCGCTCGCCGCGTTGCTGTTGTGCGCGCCCGACGAGCGCGACCTCTTCAACGCCGCGTTCGATCTCTTCTGGCGCGATCCCGATTGGGAAGGCAAGCTGCGCGCGCTGCTTCTGCCGAAGGTGACGAGCGGCATCCCGCCGCCGAAGCGCAACAACCGGCTCGCCGACGCGCTCGCCGTGCATCACGCGAAGCAGCGCAAGCAAACCGAGCAAGCCGCCGACAAGGACCGCCACCAACTGCACGCGCACGTGACGTTCAGCGCCGAAGAGCGTCTGCGTCATCGCGATTTCGACACGCTTACCGCAGACGAATGGCGCACGCTGCGTCACCTGATTCGCGCGCAGCGCCTGCCGCTCGCGATGGAGCCGACGCGCCGGCTGAAAGCGGCGTCGCGCGGCACGCATGCGGATCTGCGCGCGAGCGCGCGACATGCCGTGCGCGCGGGCGGCGACTGGACCGTGTGGAAGTATCGCGCGGTGGTCGCGCGCAAGCCGCCGCTCGTGCTGCTGCTCGATATTTCCGGGTCGATGAGCAGCTATTCGCGTGCCGTGCTGTACTTCTGCCATGCGCTGCTGCAATCGCGCGAACGCCTGCAGGTGTTTCTGTTCGGCACGCGCCTCACCAATGCGACGCGTGCGCTAAAAGAACGCGATCCCGATGTCGCGATTGCTGCGCTCGCGGATCAGGTGGTCGACTGGTCGGGCGGCACCCGCATCGGCGCGGCGCTCGCCGAATTCAACCGCCGTTGGGCACGCCGAGTGCTGACAGGCAGGGCGACCGTGCTGCTCGTCACCGATGGCCTCGATCACGAAGCCATCGACGTGCTCGAAACCGAAATGGCCCGCCTGCGCCGCTTCGCGCATCGCATCGTGTGGCTCAATCCGTTGTTGCGTTACCGCGAGTTCTCGCCGAAGGCGCGCGGCGTACAGGCGATGCTGCCGTTCGTCGATGCGCACAAGCCAGTTCACAATCTCGACAGCCTGGCTGCGTTCGGCCGCGATCTCGCGCAATTGACGCGCGTGTCCCGCGATGCCGCGCGCGCCGCGATATCTGAAGGAGCGACGTCATGGAGCTGA
- a CDS encoding amino acid permease: MSLFRKKNVEHMIAGAQAAGLKKALGALDLTFLGVGAIIGTGIFVLTGTGAVQAGPALMLAFLIAAVACGFAALAYAEFASTIPVAGSIYTYSYATLGELAAWIIGWDLMLEYGLATSAVSVGWSGYLQSLLSGFGVALPVALTAAPGALPGHETLFNLPAFLVMMAITTLLSVGVRESTRVNNLMVAIKVTVVLLVIAVGVFHVKPENWHPFMPNGIGGVFGAAAVMFFAFIGFDSVSSAAEEVKDPKRDLPIGIIASLGVCAVLYVAVAAVVTGIVPSAQFANISHPVSYALQVAGQNWVAGFIDLGAVLGMLTVILVMAYGQTRVIFAMSRDGLLPAALSKVHPRFATPFVTTWIVGIVFGLIGALVPLNVLAELINIGTLAAFSMVSIAVLVLRRTHPDLPRAFRCPGVPVVPVLAVASCLFLMLNLSKVTWIAFVIWLLVGMVVYFGYSRRHSKLAHGGR, from the coding sequence ATGTCCCTCTTTCGCAAAAAGAACGTCGAGCACATGATCGCCGGCGCGCAGGCTGCCGGCCTGAAGAAAGCGCTCGGCGCGCTCGATCTCACCTTTCTCGGCGTCGGCGCCATCATCGGCACCGGCATCTTCGTGCTGACGGGTACGGGCGCGGTGCAAGCCGGCCCGGCGCTGATGCTGGCGTTCCTGATCGCCGCCGTCGCGTGCGGCTTCGCGGCGCTCGCATATGCGGAATTCGCCTCGACGATCCCCGTCGCCGGTTCGATCTACACGTATTCGTACGCGACGCTCGGCGAACTGGCCGCGTGGATCATCGGCTGGGATTTGATGCTCGAGTATGGGCTTGCCACTTCGGCGGTGTCGGTCGGCTGGTCGGGTTATCTGCAATCGCTGCTGTCGGGCTTCGGCGTTGCGCTGCCCGTCGCGCTGACGGCCGCGCCCGGCGCGTTGCCTGGCCACGAGACACTGTTCAACTTGCCCGCGTTTCTCGTGATGATGGCGATTACGACGCTGCTTTCTGTCGGCGTGCGCGAATCGACGCGCGTGAACAATCTGATGGTTGCGATCAAGGTGACCGTGGTGTTGCTGGTGATTGCCGTCGGTGTGTTTCATGTGAAGCCGGAGAACTGGCATCCGTTTATGCCGAACGGCATCGGCGGGGTGTTCGGCGCGGCGGCTGTGATGTTCTTTGCGTTTATTGGCTTTGATTCGGTGTCGTCAGCGGCCGAAGAGGTCAAGGATCCGAAGCGCGATCTGCCGATTGGGATCATTGCGTCGCTCGGCGTTTGTGCGGTGCTGTATGTCGCGGTGGCCGCCGTCGTGACGGGGATCGTGCCGTCGGCACAGTTCGCGAATATTTCGCATCCGGTTTCGTATGCGTTGCAGGTTGCTGGGCAGAACTGGGTTGCCGGTTTTATCGATCTCGGTGCGGTGCTTGGCATGTTGACCGTGATTCTTGTGATGGCCTACGGCCAGACGCGGGTGATCTTTGCGATGTCGCGCGATGGGTTGTTGCCTGCGGCGCTGTCGAAGGTGCATCCGCGGTTTGCTACGCCGTTTGTTACTACGTGGATTGTTGGGATCGTGTTTGGGCTGATTGGCGCGCTCGTGCCTTTGAATGTGCTCGCTGAGCTGATCAATATCGGCACGTTGGCGGCGTTTTCGATGGTGTCCATCGCTGTGCTCGTGCTGCGGCGCACGCATCCTGATTTGCCAAGGGCTTTCCGCTGCCCTGGCGTGCCGGTTGTGCCTGTGCTTGCTGTTGCTTCCTGTCTGTTTTTGATGCTGAATCTCAGCAAGGTTACGTGGATTGCGTTTGTGATTTGGCTTCTGGTTGGGATGGTTGTTTATTTTGGGTACTCGCGGAGGCATTCCAAACTCGCACACGGCGGGCGTTAA
- a CDS encoding (2Fe-2S)-binding protein produces MAISISLTVNGSPVTANVEPHTLLVQFLREQLRLTGTHVGCDTAQCGACTVHLNGRAIKSCNMLAVQAEDQEITTIEGLSKNGELHPMQAAFRECHGLQCGFCTPGMVMSATALVATNPNLTEDEVRRQLDGNLCRCTGYHNIVKAVVQGAAGMQADASSKAATTA; encoded by the coding sequence ATGGCGATCAGCATCAGTCTGACGGTGAACGGTTCACCCGTTACCGCGAACGTCGAGCCGCACACCCTGCTTGTCCAGTTTCTACGAGAACAATTGCGGCTGACAGGAACGCACGTCGGCTGCGATACCGCGCAATGCGGCGCGTGCACGGTTCATCTGAACGGCCGCGCGATCAAATCCTGCAACATGCTCGCCGTGCAGGCAGAAGACCAGGAAATCACCACGATCGAAGGGCTGTCGAAAAACGGCGAACTGCATCCGATGCAGGCCGCTTTCCGCGAATGCCACGGCCTGCAGTGCGGCTTCTGCACGCCAGGCATGGTGATGAGCGCGACCGCGCTGGTTGCGACTAATCCGAACCTCACGGAAGACGAAGTGCGCCGTCAGCTCGACGGCAACCTGTGCCGCTGTACGGGCTACCACAACATCGTCAAGGCCGTCGTTCAGGGCGCTGCCGGCATGCAAGCCGACGCGTCTTCGAAAGCCGCCACGACCGCCTGA
- the rqpR gene encoding response regulator transcription factor RqpR (The RqpSR system (Regulating Quorum sensing and Pathogenicity Sensor kinase and Response regulator) co-occurs with and modulates the expression of cis-2-dodecenoic acid quorum-sensing systems.): MSLRILIAEDHAIVRQGVRQLLLDRGVADDVAEAQTGTEVLMEASKHVYDVILLDISLPDMNGVEVLKRLKRKLPRVPVLMFSMYREDQYAVRALKAGAAGYLSKTVDATQMIAAIQQVAAGRKYVSPAMAEALADYVSFDGEQLPHEKLSDREYQTLCMLASGKRLTDIANALSLSVKTVSVYRTRLLEKMKLRNNAELTFYVMSNRLVDLNPVMAA; this comes from the coding sequence ATGAGCCTGCGCATTCTGATTGCCGAGGACCACGCCATCGTTCGACAGGGCGTGCGGCAGCTGCTGCTCGACCGCGGCGTCGCCGACGACGTCGCCGAGGCGCAGACGGGTACCGAGGTGCTCATGGAAGCGTCGAAGCATGTGTACGACGTGATCCTGCTCGACATCTCGCTGCCGGACATGAACGGCGTCGAGGTGCTCAAGCGTTTGAAGCGCAAGCTGCCGCGCGTTCCCGTGCTGATGTTTTCGATGTATCGCGAGGACCAGTACGCGGTGCGTGCGCTGAAGGCCGGCGCGGCCGGCTATCTGTCGAAGACCGTCGACGCCACGCAGATGATCGCCGCGATCCAGCAGGTCGCAGCGGGCCGCAAGTACGTGAGCCCGGCGATGGCGGAAGCGCTCGCCGATTACGTTTCGTTCGACGGCGAGCAGTTGCCGCACGAGAAGCTCTCCGATCGCGAGTACCAGACGCTGTGCATGCTCGCGTCGGGCAAGCGGCTGACGGATATCGCGAACGCGCTGTCGCTGTCGGTGAAGACGGTGAGCGTCTACCGCACGCGGCTGCTCGAGAAAATGAAGCTGCGCAACAACGCCGAGCTGACCTTCTACGTGATGAGCAATCGCCTCGTCGACCTGAATCCGGTGATGGCGGCCTGA
- a CDS encoding xanthine dehydrogenase family protein molybdopterin-binding subunit, with the protein MNAPDSHRMVGMPVRRKEDYRFLTGNGQYTDDIVLPGQTYAVFLRSPHAHARITRIDTTAAKQSPGVVAIFTGADLTAENVGGLPCGWLIHSIDGKPMHEPPHPVIAHTKVRHVGDQVALVIADSVKAAKDAAELIEVDYAELPAVIDTTHASDAGQPAVHDEVPDNTCYTWGHGDKAATDAAFAKAHHVTTLDIVNNRLIPNAIEPRAVNASYAPQDDSYTVYVANQNPHVERLLMAAFVLSLPESKVRVIAPDVGGGFGSKIFLYAEDVALTWASKKIRRPVKWTAERSEAFLSDAHGRDHVTKAELAMDADGKFLAMRVHTIANMGAYLSTFASSVPTILYATLLAGQYATPAIYAEVKAVFTNTVPVDAYRGAGRPEATYVVERLVETAARDMNIDPAEIRRRNFIRSFPYATPVGLTYDTGDYEPCLDRAMELADVKGFAARRQESEKNGKRRGLGYSCYIEACGLAPSNIAGALGARAGLFEAGEVRVHPTGSVTVFTGSHSHGQGHETTFAQVVSDRLGVPIDNIDIVHGDTGRIPFGMGTYGSRSIAVGGSAIMKALDKIESKAKKIAAHLLEASADDIEFKDGTFRVAGTDRTKTFADVSLAAYVPHNYPLDKLEPGLDESAFYDPTNFTYPAGAYICEVEVDVDTGETRIQRFTAVDDFGNVINPMIVEGQVHGGLGQGIGQAMLERCVYDKDTGQLLSGSYMDYAMPHASDLPSFTVETAKGTPCTHNPLGVKGCGEAGAIGSPPAVINAIIDALAPLGVTDLQMPATPHRVWSAIHAAQNSRP; encoded by the coding sequence ATGAACGCACCCGATTCGCACCGCATGGTGGGCATGCCCGTCAGGCGCAAGGAAGACTATCGCTTCCTCACCGGCAACGGCCAGTACACCGACGACATCGTCCTGCCCGGTCAGACCTACGCCGTATTCCTGCGCTCGCCCCACGCGCACGCACGCATCACACGTATCGACACCACCGCCGCGAAGCAGTCGCCCGGCGTCGTCGCGATTTTTACCGGCGCGGATCTCACCGCTGAAAACGTCGGCGGGTTGCCGTGCGGCTGGTTGATCCACAGCATCGACGGCAAACCGATGCACGAGCCGCCGCATCCCGTGATTGCGCATACGAAAGTGCGCCACGTCGGCGACCAGGTCGCGCTCGTGATCGCCGATTCGGTGAAAGCCGCAAAAGATGCCGCCGAACTGATCGAAGTCGATTACGCCGAACTGCCCGCCGTGATCGACACCACGCACGCGTCCGATGCCGGCCAGCCCGCCGTCCACGACGAAGTGCCCGACAACACCTGCTACACGTGGGGCCACGGCGACAAGGCGGCCACGGATGCCGCGTTCGCCAAGGCGCATCACGTGACGACGCTCGATATCGTCAACAACCGCCTCATCCCGAACGCGATCGAGCCGCGCGCCGTCAACGCCAGCTACGCGCCGCAGGACGACAGCTACACCGTGTATGTGGCGAATCAGAATCCGCACGTCGAACGGCTGTTGATGGCGGCATTCGTGCTGTCGCTGCCGGAATCGAAAGTGCGCGTGATCGCGCCCGATGTCGGCGGCGGCTTCGGCTCGAAGATTTTCCTGTACGCGGAAGACGTCGCGCTGACGTGGGCGTCGAAGAAAATTCGCCGTCCGGTGAAGTGGACGGCCGAACGTTCCGAGGCGTTTCTATCGGACGCACACGGCCGCGATCACGTGACGAAAGCCGAACTGGCGATGGACGCCGACGGCAAGTTCCTCGCGATGCGCGTGCACACGATCGCGAACATGGGCGCGTATCTGTCGACCTTCGCCTCCAGCGTGCCGACCATCCTGTACGCGACGCTGCTCGCCGGCCAGTACGCAACACCCGCGATCTACGCCGAAGTGAAAGCGGTCTTCACGAACACGGTGCCTGTCGATGCATATCGCGGCGCCGGCCGTCCCGAGGCGACGTACGTAGTCGAGCGCCTCGTCGAAACGGCGGCTCGCGACATGAACATAGACCCCGCTGAAATCCGCCGCCGCAACTTCATCCGCTCGTTCCCGTACGCGACGCCCGTCGGCCTCACGTACGACACGGGCGACTACGAACCGTGTCTGGACCGCGCGATGGAACTCGCGGACGTCAAAGGCTTCGCCGCCCGCAGGCAGGAATCGGAGAAGAACGGCAAGCGTCGCGGACTCGGCTACTCGTGCTACATCGAAGCGTGCGGTCTCGCGCCGTCGAACATCGCGGGCGCGCTCGGCGCGCGCGCGGGACTGTTCGAAGCGGGCGAAGTGCGCGTGCATCCGACGGGCTCCGTCACCGTCTTCACCGGCTCGCACAGTCACGGCCAGGGCCACGAGACCACGTTCGCGCAGGTCGTGTCCGACCGCCTAGGCGTGCCGATCGACAACATCGATATCGTGCACGGCGACACCGGGCGGATTCCGTTCGGCATGGGCACGTATGGCTCGCGTTCGATCGCAGTCGGCGGCTCGGCCATCATGAAGGCGCTCGACAAGATCGAATCGAAAGCGAAGAAGATCGCGGCGCATCTGCTCGAAGCATCGGCGGATGACATCGAGTTCAAGGACGGCACGTTCCGCGTCGCCGGCACCGACCGCACGAAAACCTTCGCCGACGTGTCGCTCGCCGCCTACGTGCCGCACAACTATCCGCTCGACAAGCTCGAGCCGGGTCTCGACGAAAGCGCGTTCTACGATCCGACCAACTTCACTTATCCGGCGGGCGCGTATATCTGCGAAGTCGAAGTGGACGTCGATACGGGCGAGACGCGCATCCAGCGCTTCACGGCCGTCGACGACTTCGGCAACGTGATCAATCCGATGATCGTCGAAGGACAGGTGCACGGTGGTCTTGGCCAGGGTATCGGCCAGGCAATGCTGGAGCGCTGCGTGTACGACAAGGACACCGGCCAGCTGCTGTCCGGTTCGTACATGGACTATGCGATGCCGCACGCGTCCGATCTGCCGTCGTTCACCGTCGAAACCGCGAAAGGCACGCCGTGCACGCACAATCCGCTCGGCGTGAAGGGCTGCGGCGAAGCGGGCGCGATCGGCTCGCCGCCTGCCGTGATCAACGCGATCATCGACGCGCTCGCGCCGCTCGGCGTCACGGACCTGCAGATGCCGGCCACGCCGCATCGCGTGTGGTCCGCGATTCACGCTGCACAAAACTCACGTCCCTGA
- a CDS encoding sensor histidine kinase, producing MDSSIVVPMHVHGAAGRASDATRASNASARRRSSKAAMANGATADAAARMASSDELARLQARVRELASELTRTQEATRRHVAQELHDSLGAELTAARFALAGVETWLPADAPPQCTTALATAQRSLDAVTEAAQQAVGDLHSPTLDKGIVCALSHWTNSFAARTGLRMSFVCAADARLTRLSADASLAVFRVAQEALNNVAKHARASGADMRIETTAQHLSIVVSDDGVGIPAHAGQDERQFGLAGMRARCNAFDGELRVAASVGQARGTTVQARFEWKALMGNAPRARRTAIRL from the coding sequence CATGTGCACGGCGCGGCTGGCCGCGCGAGCGATGCCACGCGCGCATCCAATGCGTCTGCCCGCCGCCGTTCCAGCAAAGCCGCGATGGCAAATGGCGCCACTGCGGACGCCGCAGCGCGAATGGCATCCAGCGACGAACTCGCGCGTCTGCAGGCGCGGGTACGCGAGCTGGCATCCGAGCTGACGCGCACGCAGGAAGCCACGCGCCGCCATGTCGCGCAGGAACTGCACGACAGCCTTGGCGCCGAACTGACGGCCGCGCGCTTCGCGCTCGCGGGCGTCGAGACCTGGCTGCCCGCCGATGCCCCGCCCCAATGCACCACCGCCCTCGCCACCGCGCAGCGCTCGCTCGACGCCGTTACTGAAGCGGCGCAACAGGCTGTCGGCGATCTGCACTCACCGACGCTCGACAAGGGCATCGTCTGCGCGCTGTCGCACTGGACCAACAGCTTCGCCGCGCGCACCGGCCTGCGCATGAGCTTCGTGTGCGCCGCCGACGCCCGCCTCACGCGCCTGTCCGCCGATGCATCGCTGGCTGTGTTCCGCGTCGCCCAAGAGGCGCTGAACAACGTCGCCAAGCACGCGCGCGCATCGGGCGCCGACATGCGCATCGAAACCACCGCGCAGCATCTGAGCATCGTCGTCAGCGACGACGGCGTCGGCATTCCTGCGCACGCGGGACAGGACGAGCGCCAGTTCGGGCTGGCGGGCATGCGCGCGCGCTGCAACGCGTTCGACGGCGAATTGCGCGTCGCTGCATCCGTCGGTCAGGCGCGCGGCACGACCGTGCAAGCGCGCTTCGAGTGGAAAGCCTTAATGGGCAATGCGCCGCGCGCGCGACGCACCGCGATCCGCTTGTGA